Proteins encoded within one genomic window of Parachlamydia sp. AcF125:
- the ffh gene encoding signal recognition particle protein: MLGVLTEKMQSLVSKLVGKKTLTEENIAEAVTEVRLALLDADVNYSVVKTLVKRVKEKAVGDVLIKSVSPGQQFIKIVHDELVALMGGSEATLNFSGNPAVIMLCGLQGCGKTTHSAKLAKYFKRKGNCKNPLLVACDLQRPAAVNQLQTLGAQINVPVFTIPGEKDPVKVAQQALEQAKKENHDVLIVDTAGRLHVDEELMRQLEKVRDTLQPGEILFVANAATGQDAVRVAAEFNARIAVTGTILTMLDGSTRGGAAISIKEVTGKPLKFEGIGEKLDDIQVFNPISMADRILGMGDTINLVKKAQEHISEEEAKNLEKKIRSATFTYNDYLNQIQMVKKMGSLKSLFGMFPGMSGLKLEDFEEKEFFKVEAMIQSMTPDERFEKVELSIPRRKRIVLGSGTTMDDINRLVKSFKQAKQFFKKLPNMKTLEKMMGGSLWR; the protein is encoded by the coding sequence ATGCTAGGCGTATTGACAGAAAAAATGCAAAGTTTGGTCTCTAAGCTCGTTGGAAAAAAGACGTTGACCGAAGAGAATATCGCAGAAGCGGTGACAGAAGTGCGATTAGCTCTGTTGGATGCTGACGTCAATTATTCTGTCGTCAAAACGTTAGTGAAACGAGTAAAAGAAAAAGCGGTGGGGGATGTTTTAATAAAATCTGTTTCCCCTGGGCAGCAATTTATCAAAATTGTGCACGATGAACTAGTCGCCTTAATGGGGGGAAGCGAAGCCACCCTTAATTTCTCCGGAAATCCAGCTGTTATTATGCTTTGTGGTTTACAAGGATGTGGAAAGACGACTCACTCAGCTAAGCTTGCTAAATACTTCAAAAGAAAAGGCAACTGCAAAAACCCTCTACTTGTCGCTTGTGACTTACAGCGACCAGCTGCAGTTAACCAATTGCAAACGCTGGGTGCGCAAATAAATGTGCCTGTTTTTACGATCCCAGGCGAAAAAGATCCTGTAAAGGTTGCCCAGCAAGCGTTAGAGCAGGCAAAAAAAGAAAATCACGATGTCCTGATTGTCGATACTGCAGGTCGCCTACACGTGGATGAAGAGCTGATGAGACAGCTTGAAAAAGTACGCGATACCCTTCAACCGGGTGAAATTTTATTTGTAGCCAATGCCGCCACAGGGCAAGACGCAGTAAGAGTTGCGGCTGAGTTCAATGCGCGTATAGCGGTGACGGGTACTATTTTAACGATGCTGGATGGAAGCACTCGTGGAGGAGCTGCCATTTCAATCAAGGAAGTAACTGGAAAACCTCTCAAGTTTGAAGGGATCGGAGAAAAGCTAGACGATATTCAAGTTTTTAACCCCATCTCTATGGCAGATCGTATTTTAGGAATGGGAGATACGATCAATTTAGTGAAAAAAGCTCAGGAACATATCAGCGAAGAAGAAGCGAAAAATTTAGAAAAAAAGATCCGTTCTGCCACTTTTACTTATAATGACTACTTGAATCAGATCCAAATGGTTAAAAAAATGGGGTCTCTCAAAAGCTTATTCGGCATGTTTCCAGGGATGAGTGGGTTAAAACTGGAGGATTTTGAGGAAAAAGAATTCTTTAAAGTCGAAGCAATGATCCAATCGATGACTCCTGACGAACGGTTTGAAAAAGTGGAATTATCCATTCCTCGGCGCAAACGGATTGTTTTAGGAAGTGGAACCACAATGGATGACATTAATCGCTTGGTGAAATCTTTTAAGCAAGCTAAACAATTTTTTAAAAAATTACCAAATATGAAAACTTTAGAAAAGATGATGGGAGGATCCCTATGGCGTTAA
- the prmC gene encoding peptide chain release factor N(5)-glutamine methyltransferase: MKTILEVLNLSADYLSKQGISHARQQAIQLVSDILHVAPIDLYMQFDRPLEKEELQKCREALRRRGLREPLQYIRGLVEFYGCSLKVSPAVLIPRQETEILADLAAKNLSQQDLSGKTLWDVCCGSGCLGIALKKKFPQLRVILADISDKALHVAKENSTLNKVDVEFVLGDLLEPFRGSQVDFLVCNPPYIPESDWEALEEEVKHEPKEALLGGVDGLQFYRRLMADLPSFLKPSGKAWMEIGFNQGADVQKLFEQNSRGYTWKVCRFERDWSENDRFFFLENE; the protein is encoded by the coding sequence ATGAAAACTATCTTAGAGGTTCTCAACCTTTCGGCCGATTATCTTTCCAAGCAGGGAATCTCTCATGCAAGGCAGCAAGCCATTCAATTAGTGAGCGATATTTTACACGTCGCTCCCATCGATCTTTATATGCAATTTGATCGTCCGTTAGAAAAGGAAGAGCTACAAAAGTGTCGAGAAGCTTTGCGCAGACGTGGTTTACGAGAGCCATTGCAGTATATCAGGGGGCTAGTTGAATTTTACGGCTGCTCTTTAAAGGTCAGTCCAGCTGTTTTGATTCCTCGACAGGAGACAGAGATCTTAGCTGACTTAGCTGCTAAAAATTTAAGCCAACAAGATCTTTCTGGAAAAACTTTATGGGACGTGTGTTGTGGATCGGGATGTTTAGGCATTGCTTTAAAAAAGAAATTCCCTCAATTGCGGGTGATCCTTGCAGATATTTCAGATAAGGCGTTGCACGTCGCAAAAGAAAATAGTACTCTCAATAAGGTGGATGTAGAATTTGTGCTAGGCGATCTATTGGAGCCTTTCCGAGGGTCTCAAGTAGATTTCCTTGTGTGTAATCCCCCCTATATTCCAGAATCTGACTGGGAAGCTTTGGAAGAGGAAGTCAAACATGAACCCAAAGAGGCTCTTTTAGGTGGCGTAGATGGATTGCAGTTTTACAGACGGTTAATGGCCGATTTGCCATCTTTTTTAAAACCCTCAGGAAAAGCCTGGATGGAGATTGGTTTTAATCAAGGAGCAGACGTACAAAAGTTGTTTGAGCAAAACTCAAGAGGGTATACATGGAAAGTTTGTCGCTTTGAGAGAGATTGGTCTGAGAATGACCGATTCTTTTTCCTTGAAAATGAATGA
- the prfA gene encoding peptide chain release factor 1 codes for MEAKITKLLSKLPDLEETLGKPEIFQDQKQYRALTQEHAYLTELKSVWEKMIKSKKQIEDNQEMLVDEANAELKEVLEEDTRHLRSLVEKLQVDLENLLVPPDPNDHRNTIVELRAGTGGDEAALFVGDCVRMYKLYADSKGWRYELLSCTPSEMGGYKEYVMVLSGQNVYRFLHYEGGTHRVQRVPETEAQGRVHTSAITVAILLEPDEDTDVVIDEKDLRVDTYRSSGAGGQHVNTTDSAVRLTHAPTGIVVYCQEERSQHKNKEKALRLLKAKIVEVEQKKKQEEIASNRSQQVGSGDRSERIRTYNFPQNRITDHRINLTRYNLDRVMEGDLDEIALALVSHFHQEKLKL; via the coding sequence ATGGAAGCTAAAATCACAAAACTTCTTTCAAAGTTGCCCGACCTTGAAGAAACCCTAGGAAAGCCCGAGATTTTTCAAGACCAAAAGCAATATCGGGCCTTGACCCAAGAACATGCATATTTGACCGAGCTTAAATCTGTTTGGGAAAAAATGATTAAATCCAAAAAGCAGATTGAAGATAACCAGGAGATGCTTGTAGACGAGGCGAATGCCGAGTTGAAAGAAGTTTTGGAAGAGGACACGCGCCATTTACGCAGCTTAGTAGAAAAGTTACAGGTGGACTTAGAAAATCTCCTAGTTCCCCCTGATCCGAATGACCATCGCAATACTATCGTAGAATTGAGGGCAGGTACAGGCGGAGATGAAGCTGCACTTTTTGTAGGAGATTGCGTGCGCATGTACAAGCTGTATGCCGATTCTAAGGGGTGGCGCTATGAGCTGCTTTCTTGTACTCCTTCAGAAATGGGGGGATATAAAGAATACGTCATGGTTTTGTCGGGGCAAAATGTTTACCGTTTCCTTCATTACGAAGGGGGAACACATCGCGTTCAGCGGGTGCCGGAAACAGAGGCTCAAGGGCGTGTCCATACGTCAGCTATTACGGTAGCTATTTTATTAGAACCAGACGAAGACACGGATGTTGTCATCGATGAAAAAGACTTAAGGGTTGATACCTACCGCTCTTCCGGGGCTGGCGGCCAGCACGTAAATACCACAGATAGTGCGGTACGTTTGACACACGCTCCAACAGGGATTGTGGTGTATTGCCAAGAAGAGCGTAGCCAGCATAAGAACAAAGAAAAAGCTTTGCGTCTTTTAAAGGCAAAAATTGTAGAAGTTGAACAGAAGAAGAAGCAAGAAGAAATTGCTTCCAATCGTTCGCAGCAAGTAGGTTCTGGAGATCGCTCGGAGCGGATCCGCACCTACAATTTTCCACAAAATCGAATTACAGATCATCGCATAAATTTAACGCGTTATAACTTGGATCGAGTGATGGAAGGGGATTTAGATGAGATTGCCTTGGCGCTGGTGTCTCACTTTCATCAAGAAAAATTGAAGTTATAA
- a CDS encoding type B 50S ribosomal protein L31: protein MKKNTHPKYQQILFVDSATGHRFVCGSTLQPKEKEVFEGVEYPVYRVPVSSASHPFFTGSKQLVDSEGRVDKFKKRYMAKAQKTNADEQ from the coding sequence ATGAAAAAAAATACGCATCCAAAATATCAGCAAATTTTATTTGTTGACTCTGCGACAGGTCATCGATTTGTATGTGGTTCTACTTTACAACCGAAGGAAAAAGAAGTGTTCGAAGGGGTGGAATACCCTGTGTACCGCGTGCCTGTTTCTTCAGCTTCTCATCCTTTTTTTACTGGAAGTAAGCAGTTGGTAGATTCGGAAGGCCGTGTGGATAAGTTTAAAAAACGTTATATGGCAAAAGCTCAGAAAACTAATGCGGATGAGCAATAG
- a CDS encoding collagen-like protein translates to MIQLSKCFSALALILMATQFLHAETVASPTDPTVLQGPTGPTGPQGATGPIGPQGPSAFPPSYAFYYSPNSQLSIYAGETINLTMLDPENVGGFTAPINGGISIPHDGVYLISYSVFTNVRNGVIALAVNGKAIAKTSVAVPLNQNTIILRLNAGDILTLTNGLLSGSINALSVTTNTRLPTVPVTLTLQQIGS, encoded by the coding sequence ATGATTCAACTATCAAAATGCTTTTCAGCTTTAGCTTTGATTTTAATGGCCACTCAGTTTCTACATGCAGAAACCGTGGCTAGTCCAACCGATCCTACTGTTCTGCAAGGCCCTACTGGCCCAACAGGCCCCCAGGGAGCAACGGGCCCAATAGGTCCTCAAGGTCCCTCTGCTTTTCCACCTAGCTATGCTTTTTATTACAGCCCCAATTCTCAGCTATCCATTTATGCGGGAGAAACAATTAATCTCACTATGCTTGATCCCGAGAATGTGGGAGGCTTTACAGCCCCTATCAACGGCGGCATCTCCATTCCTCATGATGGTGTCTATTTAATTTCTTATTCGGTTTTTACTAACGTGCGAAATGGGGTGATAGCACTTGCTGTTAACGGAAAAGCTATTGCAAAAACAAGCGTAGCAGTTCCATTAAATCAAAATACGATTATTTTGCGATTAAATGCAGGGGATATTTTAACCCTTACTAATGGGTTGCTGTCCGGTTCAATCAATGCCCTTTCAGTTACAACCAATACACGTTTGCCAACTGTGCCTGTAACGTTAACTTTACAGCAAATTGGCTCTTAA
- a CDS encoding ABC-F family ATP-binding cassette domain-containing protein, which produces MSPLINCHRISKTFGSHLLFDQLNLSIFKGDRIGIVGPNGAGKSTLLKILAGLEQADSGTIATRQKLKVGYVPQDAVFPEGTVGEILRKPLQSHALPDYEQETLVSKMLSKLGFEDPLQSVTILSGGWKKRLSIGLQLIQSPDILLLDEPTNHLDLEGILWLEKFLNRENLTFLLISHDRFFLENTASKMLELNRMFPDGLFLVDGTYSTFLERKDQFLSGQQHYERSLAGKAREEIAWLKKSPQARTTKAQSRVQQAHRLIDELAEIKNRNKATQVQIDFSSTERQTRKLLTVKNLTKTFGNKLLFRKVDFTLSPGMRLGIIGLNGSGKSTLLKMLAKEIEPDVGTLKFAEGVQIAYFDQQREELPLDLSLRHALAPDGEYINYRGQPLHIHSWCKRFQFPSERLDLPLRKLSGGEKARVLIARLMLKPADILLLDEPTNDLDISTLEVLEESLLQFPGAVILITHDRYLLDRVSTTLIGLGLSEEPSFFADYTQWETYQQICKQESEFSRIQKKNKQSEREPPKQKKLTYAEELERQGMTDKILTIEAKLEELHKGAEKASKDPSKLHATCEELTKTQEKLDQLYARWEELEHKAQRA; this is translated from the coding sequence ATGTCGCCTCTCATCAATTGTCACCGAATTAGTAAAACCTTTGGATCACACCTTTTATTCGATCAACTGAATTTGTCGATTTTTAAAGGAGATCGGATTGGAATCGTAGGGCCTAACGGAGCGGGTAAATCCACTTTATTAAAAATACTAGCTGGGCTCGAACAAGCTGACAGTGGAACGATTGCTACAAGGCAAAAACTAAAAGTGGGATATGTTCCCCAAGACGCTGTTTTTCCAGAAGGGACAGTAGGGGAAATTTTACGTAAACCTTTACAATCTCATGCTTTGCCTGACTACGAGCAAGAAACTTTGGTCAGCAAAATGCTAAGTAAATTGGGTTTTGAAGATCCTTTACAATCGGTAACCATTCTTTCCGGCGGGTGGAAAAAAAGACTTAGTATCGGTCTTCAACTCATTCAATCTCCTGATATACTCCTTTTGGATGAACCCACCAACCACTTAGATCTGGAAGGCATATTATGGCTAGAAAAATTCTTAAATCGAGAAAACCTTACCTTTCTTTTAATTAGCCATGATCGCTTTTTTTTGGAAAATACGGCCTCTAAAATGCTAGAGCTTAACCGTATGTTTCCTGATGGCTTATTTCTTGTCGATGGAACTTATAGCACATTTTTAGAAAGAAAAGACCAATTTCTCTCTGGCCAACAACATTATGAACGCTCTCTTGCCGGCAAAGCCCGAGAAGAGATCGCTTGGTTAAAAAAATCCCCTCAAGCTCGTACTACAAAAGCACAATCGCGGGTTCAGCAAGCCCATCGTTTAATAGATGAACTCGCTGAAATTAAAAATCGAAATAAAGCTACTCAAGTGCAAATAGACTTTTCTTCAACAGAACGGCAAACACGCAAATTGCTGACTGTAAAAAATTTAACCAAAACGTTCGGAAATAAACTGCTTTTCCGTAAGGTAGATTTTACTCTGTCTCCCGGAATGCGACTAGGGATCATTGGCCTAAATGGAAGTGGCAAATCCACATTGCTCAAAATGTTAGCCAAAGAAATTGAGCCAGATGTAGGGACTTTAAAATTTGCTGAGGGTGTGCAAATCGCCTATTTCGACCAACAGAGAGAGGAGTTGCCTTTGGACCTTTCTTTAAGGCATGCCCTCGCTCCGGATGGGGAATACATTAACTACCGGGGGCAACCTTTACATATTCATTCCTGGTGTAAACGATTTCAATTTCCCTCTGAGCGGTTAGATTTGCCTCTTCGTAAGCTCTCTGGAGGGGAAAAAGCACGCGTATTAATTGCCCGCCTGATGTTAAAACCTGCCGATATTTTGCTTTTAGATGAGCCCACGAACGACTTAGATATTTCAACTTTGGAAGTATTAGAAGAGAGCTTACTCCAATTTCCTGGAGCAGTGATCTTAATTACGCACGATCGGTATTTGCTCGATCGTGTTTCTACCACTTTGATAGGGCTGGGCCTTTCGGAAGAGCCCTCTTTTTTTGCAGATTATACCCAATGGGAAACCTATCAGCAAATATGCAAACAAGAAAGCGAATTTTCAAGGATACAAAAGAAAAATAAACAATCTGAGAGAGAGCCGCCTAAGCAAAAAAAACTTACTTATGCAGAGGAATTAGAACGGCAAGGGATGACGGATAAAATTTTGACCATTGAAGCAAAACTTGAAGAATTACACAAAGGAGCTGAAAAAGCTTCGAAAGATCCTTCAAAACTTCATGCCACTTGTGAAGAATTGACTAAGACCCAAGAAAAGCTCGATCAACTTTACGCCCGTTGGGAAGAACTCGAACATAAAGCTCAAAGAGCTTGA
- a CDS encoding Stp1/IreP family PP2C-type Ser/Thr phosphatase, giving the protein MSYKVVTFGLSDVGLVRQNNEDVWDQVPTIRFFVLADGMGGHQAGEVAAKETVYHLCKLAQKKFNALNNPSLKESYQTLKNAIIQVNKLIYKMSRESIDLKGMGTTLCCLYFHNEGVIYGHVGDSRIYRLRGQKLEQLTKDHSLLCEMMDLGKIHEQQLPNFLYKNIITKAIGTELMVEPSIAITDFMNGDVFMMCTDGLSDLLSQKEMESILNHSSKTEEAVENLVKAAKNKGGYDNVTVVMLRVVKE; this is encoded by the coding sequence ATGTCATATAAAGTCGTTACATTTGGCCTTTCCGATGTGGGTCTTGTCAGACAAAATAACGAAGATGTTTGGGATCAAGTTCCTACAATTCGTTTTTTTGTGCTAGCAGATGGAATGGGTGGTCATCAAGCAGGTGAAGTTGCCGCTAAAGAAACTGTTTATCACTTATGCAAGCTGGCTCAAAAGAAATTTAACGCGTTAAACAACCCTTCTTTGAAAGAATCTTACCAAACATTAAAAAATGCGATTATTCAAGTGAATAAACTCATTTATAAAATGAGCCGTGAATCCATCGACTTAAAAGGAATGGGTACAACGTTATGCTGTCTTTACTTCCACAATGAAGGGGTAATTTATGGACATGTGGGAGATAGCCGTATTTATCGTTTAAGAGGACAAAAATTAGAGCAACTTACAAAAGACCACTCTCTTTTATGCGAAATGATGGATTTAGGAAAAATTCATGAACAGCAATTGCCAAATTTTTTATATAAAAATATCATCACCAAGGCTATTGGAACAGAATTGATGGTGGAGCCCTCCATTGCTATTACCGATTTCATGAATGGAGATGTCTTCATGATGTGCACCGACGGCCTTTCAGACTTGCTCTCTCAAAAAGAAATGGAAAGTATCCTGAACCACTCTTCAAAAACGGAAGAAGCCGTCGAAAATCTTGTCAAAGCTGCTAAAAACAAGGGCGGTTATGATAATGTCACGGTCGTTATGTTACGTGTAGTTAAAGAATGA
- a CDS encoding cysteine desulfurase family protein has translation MNQKIYLDNNASTPLAPEVLQVMVECLSENTGNPSSIHSFGQASRAKLVSARHEIASYLNVYPDEIVFTSGGTEGINLLIKGILEGKNGHVITSNVEHACIYSTLKAYEKKGNSISWLKAGLKGAVTPEAVKAAIRSDTRLIVLTAVNGETGAKLDISPLASIALEARIPFVLDSVAQLGKEEISLFPGVSAMCFSAHKIHGPKGVGFIWLKRGTPFISPLTGGPQEFGKRAGSENLAGIVGLARAVALLETELPKAIHHMLALRNRFETEVLRKLSGVEINGQGERIANVSNLSFEGIEGESLIALLDREGVAVSHGSACSSGALEPSRILLSMGTPIDQAASAIRFSLSRFTTQAEIDQTIAIVVRLVSHLRNLTKP, from the coding sequence ATGAACCAAAAAATTTATCTAGATAATAATGCCAGCACTCCGCTTGCTCCCGAAGTCCTGCAAGTTATGGTAGAGTGTCTTTCAGAAAATACCGGAAATCCCTCTAGTATTCATTCATTTGGGCAAGCATCCCGCGCTAAGCTCGTCAGTGCCCGGCATGAAATCGCCTCTTATTTAAACGTTTATCCAGACGAAATTGTATTTACTTCCGGTGGCACAGAAGGGATTAACTTGCTCATTAAGGGTATTTTAGAAGGGAAAAATGGGCATGTGATTACTTCAAATGTGGAACACGCTTGCATTTATAGCACCTTAAAAGCTTATGAAAAAAAAGGAAACTCTATTTCTTGGCTTAAGGCAGGCCTAAAAGGAGCTGTCACGCCTGAAGCTGTAAAAGCAGCTATTCGCTCAGATACGCGCTTGATTGTGCTAACGGCAGTCAATGGCGAAACAGGGGCTAAGCTTGACATTTCTCCCCTAGCCTCTATTGCACTTGAAGCTAGAATCCCCTTTGTTTTAGATAGTGTTGCTCAATTAGGGAAGGAAGAGATCTCCCTTTTTCCAGGGGTATCGGCAATGTGCTTTAGCGCGCATAAAATTCATGGACCCAAAGGTGTGGGCTTCATTTGGCTAAAACGTGGCACACCTTTTATTTCTCCTCTTACGGGTGGGCCTCAAGAATTTGGCAAGCGAGCTGGATCAGAAAATCTAGCAGGGATTGTGGGGCTTGCCCGTGCTGTAGCATTGCTAGAAACTGAACTTCCCAAAGCCATTCACCATATGCTAGCCTTAAGAAACCGATTCGAAACCGAAGTCTTGAGAAAGCTCTCGGGGGTTGAAATCAATGGACAGGGAGAAAGAATTGCAAATGTAAGCAATTTATCTTTTGAAGGAATTGAGGGGGAATCCCTTATTGCTCTTTTAGATCGTGAAGGTGTGGCTGTTAGTCATGGTTCTGCCTGTTCTTCCGGGGCTCTTGAGCCATCCCGAATCTTACTAAGCATGGGAACGCCAATAGATCAAGCAGCTTCTGCCATCCGCTTCTCTTTAAGTCGATTTACCACACAAGCAGAAATCGACCAAACAATCGCCATTGTCGTTCGCCTTGTTTCCCATTTGCGCAATTTAACCAAACCGTGA
- a CDS encoding glycogen synthase — protein sequence MHIIHIAAELAPLAKVGGLADVVLGLCRELSWKGHDVDIILPKYDCMDSNQIGDLTIVTDNLMSYYHNEWHKNTVWKGWVENLKVYFIEPHHPHRFFQRGCYYGCEDDVERYLYFCRASLEFLFNKQIPCDIIHVHDWQTAAIPLLIKEIYENMGFNHAKTTLTIHNIEYQGRCSAFDLDRIGLKGDSYFTPEKLQDKVYPESLNLLKGGITYSNFITTVSPTYAREILTQELGFGLEDTLLKYTDKLKGILNGVDYSYWNPEIDRYLPAHYSSRELPRDKEDRHTLNKKGFIKKVLRERLGLSEKHKPIVGCVARLVPQKGIDLIKHAISYLVEQEAQFILLGTSPIPKISEEFFLLQQVYLNHPDVSLVLHHQEELAHQIFAGSDILIVPSLFEPCGLTQMIALKYGTIPVVRKTGGLSDTIIDVGSPTETGNANGYTFNDPTPQSFEATLHRAIRCWFDDPSKWWQLMIHGMNIDFSWNHPASHYLEIYQHLVSLNQELLQANEL from the coding sequence ATGCATATTATTCATATCGCAGCTGAACTGGCTCCCCTCGCTAAGGTCGGCGGCCTTGCCGATGTAGTTCTCGGTTTATGCCGAGAACTATCCTGGAAAGGACACGACGTTGACATCATCCTTCCCAAGTATGACTGCATGGATAGCAATCAAATTGGGGATCTTACAATTGTTACGGACAACCTTATGTCGTATTATCATAATGAATGGCATAAGAATACCGTGTGGAAGGGTTGGGTAGAGAACCTAAAAGTTTATTTTATCGAGCCCCACCACCCCCACCGTTTTTTCCAGCGAGGGTGTTATTATGGCTGTGAGGATGACGTTGAAAGATATCTTTATTTTTGTCGAGCCTCCTTAGAATTCTTGTTTAACAAACAAATACCCTGTGATATTATTCACGTGCATGATTGGCAAACAGCTGCCATTCCCCTGTTGATAAAAGAGATTTATGAGAACATGGGATTTAATCATGCTAAGACCACACTGACAATCCATAATATTGAATACCAAGGCAGGTGCTCTGCGTTCGATCTCGATCGGATCGGTTTAAAAGGGGATTCCTATTTTACCCCCGAAAAGCTTCAAGATAAAGTTTATCCTGAATCTTTAAATCTCCTAAAAGGGGGGATCACCTACTCGAATTTTATTACCACAGTCTCGCCCACCTATGCTCGAGAAATTCTAACACAAGAACTTGGGTTTGGATTGGAAGACACTTTACTTAAATATACAGATAAGCTTAAAGGCATTTTAAATGGGGTGGATTATTCCTATTGGAACCCCGAAATTGATCGTTATTTACCCGCCCACTACTCTTCGCGAGAGCTTCCCCGAGATAAAGAAGATCGGCATACCTTAAACAAAAAAGGGTTTATCAAAAAGGTTTTAAGAGAGCGGCTAGGCCTATCAGAAAAACATAAGCCTATTGTGGGCTGTGTAGCACGACTTGTCCCTCAAAAGGGGATCGACTTGATCAAGCATGCCATTTCTTATCTTGTTGAGCAAGAGGCCCAGTTTATTTTGCTGGGAACTAGCCCTATTCCAAAGATTAGCGAAGAGTTCTTCCTCCTTCAGCAGGTTTATCTTAACCACCCTGATGTCAGTCTAGTCCTTCATCACCAAGAAGAATTAGCCCATCAGATTTTTGCAGGCTCCGATATTTTAATCGTGCCTTCTTTATTTGAACCTTGTGGGCTCACTCAAATGATTGCCCTTAAATATGGCACAATTCCTGTCGTGCGTAAAACCGGCGGGCTTTCTGATACAATCATCGATGTGGGTTCCCCTACAGAGACCGGTAACGCCAATGGTTATACCTTTAACGATCCGACGCCCCAAAGTTTTGAAGCAACTCTTCATCGAGCGATTCGTTGCTGGTTCGATGACCCAAGCAAGTGGTGGCAGCTCATGATTCACGGCATGAATATCGACTTTAGTTGGAATCATCCGGCAAGCCATTATTTAGAAATTTATCAGCATTTGGTCTCTCTAAATCAAGAGCTTCTTCAAGCAAACGAATTGTGA
- the pgsA gene encoding CDP-diacylglycerol--glycerol-3-phosphate 3-phosphatidyltransferase: protein MNIANALTIIRLCISPFFLLVYLKPDFLHLSTHHLPYVLLALWAISELSDAFDGYLARRYNQVTELGKILDPMADSIAHTTVFLAFTQAPVNLPIPLLFIFLYRDSVVSTLRTICALKGFALAARTSGKIKAVIQALAAFFILLLMIPHATGLLSQEKLQFTSTWIVIGAALYTIYSGVDYIYANWTYIARMLTPQNPAQTK from the coding sequence TTGAATATTGCGAATGCTTTGACGATTATTAGACTTTGTATCAGCCCTTTTTTTTTATTGGTCTACCTCAAGCCAGATTTTCTCCATCTTTCGACCCATCATCTTCCTTATGTTCTTTTAGCGTTATGGGCTATTTCTGAGCTTTCAGATGCCTTTGATGGGTACTTGGCTCGTCGCTATAATCAAGTGACCGAACTAGGTAAAATTTTAGATCCCATGGCAGACAGCATAGCACATACCACTGTCTTTCTCGCTTTCACCCAAGCTCCTGTTAATCTCCCCATTCCTCTTCTCTTCATATTTTTATATCGAGATTCTGTGGTCAGTACGCTCCGCACCATTTGCGCTTTAAAAGGATTTGCTTTGGCCGCTCGCACTAGCGGGAAAATTAAAGCGGTTATTCAAGCTCTGGCAGCTTTTTTTATTCTTCTGTTAATGATTCCTCATGCCACAGGGTTGCTTTCTCAAGAAAAGCTGCAATTCACCAGCACCTGGATTGTCATAGGAGCTGCTCTTTATACTATTTATTCTGGGGTTGATTACATTTATGCGAATTGGACTTATATTGCACGCATGTTAACCCCCCAAAATCCCGCTCAAACTAAATGA